From a region of the Athene noctua chromosome 14, bAthNoc1.hap1.1, whole genome shotgun sequence genome:
- the E2F8 gene encoding transcription factor E2F8, with translation MQQAGAEMGTGDKENQSSEPYRTVLKTPLKQAATSHSVLTEIQPDCQPLTTPPKPKEVIPADPWTPTSNLKILISAASPEIRNREQRKLSNSTSEVLQAKYCVQEHLSGDEYEKSQPSRKEKSLGLLCHKFLARYPDYPSTAENNYICLDEVAEELNVERRRIYDIVNVLESLHMVSRLAKNRYVWHGRHNLSKTLQALKKVGEDNKYTQQIQMIKKREYEHEFDFDGEKNEEMARSLGSNEHSEMSFVELPGMEFRAASVNSRKDKSLRVMSQKFVMLFLVSTPQVVSLEVAAKILIGEDQLEDLDKSKFKTKIRRLYDIANVLSSLGLIKKVHVAEERGRKPAFKWTGPEVLTDSQDTKPETTSTTCPPPMSESIPSKEQCSKNLFPSRGKQNFTRHPSLIKLVKSIENDRRKIQSAPTSPVKISASTDQNLLTFPSKMAQVPPMAKRQLEGQSKKVKEMKTKLSGSALESNLFSPEVVPKPDLPCTAAPSQQPALTQPLGAGPLSHSPVSPVMLPQTPSGVSYAIYLHPSQAHTVTTYSPSFMLQPLPCANVTEIKSINSKVLNRITTEEGDSQIATDDPTKALTAKERPTTKSETSSQQCLKRSQALQDSNLIKRCRSDGESLDTSLGESIKNERPPSSSSQMNHEMDNSQEDRQNKTKTLEQNTAGCYDQCKREDIPEDEDKIKTKQDIPVAFAIPAHETFFPSGYLIPLTQCAHGNKAGFSNKEKAGICSLQHTTYSSPIAGVIPVTASELKAVNIPAFHITPLNIMLSPTSIGAAPVLSNTCLNSGNTSSAQNPSSSVLNFALQHVGLISAGVQVPANPVLQHVPVSSQPENVSHSSENRNLQEEKPSIPKEPQESQTVTENFFRTPGGPNTVSSLSANSDGTDRTSQGTLYIPQRKLEVSED, from the exons ATGCAGCAGGCGGGCGCGGAGATGGGCACCGGCGACAAG GAAAATCAATCTTCTGAGCCATACAGAACTGTATTGAAAACCCCTTTGAAACAAGCAGCTACCTCACATTCGGTATTGACAGAGATACAGCCTGACTGTCAGCCTCTAACCACACCCCCAAAACCTAAAGAAGTCATTCCAGCGGATCCATGGACACCTACTTCGAACCTGAAAATCCTAATTAGTGCAGCTAGTCCTGAGATTAGGAACAGAGAACAAAGGAAACTGTCAAACAGCACAAGTGAGGTCCTACAGGCAAAATACTGTGTGCAG GAGCACTTATCAGGAGATGAATATGAAAAATCTCAACCAAGTCGCAAAGAGAAAAGTCTAGGATTACTGTGTCATAAATTCTTAGCTCGATATCCTGAttaccccagcactgcagagaataATTACATTTGCCTTGATGAAGTAGCTGAAGAGCTTA atgttgAACGTAGACGCATATATGATATTGTGAATGTGCTGGAGAGCCTGCACATGGTGAGCCGCCTCGCCAAAAATAGATACGTTTGGCACGGGCGACACAATCTCTCCAAAACCCTGCAGGCTTTGAAAAAAGTTGGAGAAGACAACAAATACACACAACAAATTCAGATGATCAAGAAACGAGAGTATGAGCATGAATTTGATTTTGatggtgaaaaaaatgaagaaatggcaAGATCTCTTGGCTCAAATGAGCACTCAGAAATGTCTTTTGTCGAGCTCCCGGGAATGGAATTTCGTGCTG CATCAGTAAATAGCAGGAAAGACAAGTCTTTACGAGTGATGAGTCAGAAATTTGTGATGCTGTTTCTTGTATCAACTCCTCAAGTAGTAAGCCTTGAAGTTGCTGCTAAAATCTTGATTGGAGAAGACCAGTTAGAAGACTTAGataaaagcaagtttaaaa ccaAAATTAGGAGACTTTATGACATAGCAAATGTTCTCAGCAGCCTTGGGCTTATCAAGAAAGTTCATGTTGCAGAGGAGAGAGGTAGAAAACCAGCATTCAAGTGGACAGGACCTGAGGTCTTGACAGATAGTCAGG atACAAAACCTGAAACAACTTCTACAACCTGTCCCCCACCTATGTCAGAATCCATACCTTCCAAAGAGCAGTGCTCAAAAAACCTTTTTCCTTCAAGAGGAAAGCAAAACTTCACTCGGCATCCTTCTCTAATAAAGTTAGTTAAAAGTATAGAAAACGACAGAAGAAAGATCCAGTCTGCTCCAACCAGTCCGGTTAAAATAAGTGCAA GCACTgatcaaaatttattaactttccCAAGTAAAATGGCTCAGGTTCCACCAATGGCTAAACGTCAGCTGGAAGGACAATCAAA gaaagtgaaagagatgaaaacaaaattgtCAGGATCTGCTTTGGAAAGTAACCTGTTCTCCCCAGAGGTAGTCCCCAAGCCTGACCTTCCTTGCACTGCAGCACCCTCTCAGCAGCCAGCTCTCACCCAGCCCCTGGGTGCCGGTCCTCTGAGCCACAGTCCAGTCTCACCAGTAATGCTACCTCAGACTCCTTCTGGTGTTTCATATGCAATATATCTGCACCCTTCCCAAGCCCACACTGTGACAACATACAGCCCAAGCTTCATGTTGCAGCCTCTACCGTGTGCTAATGTAACTGAAATAAAGAGTATTAATTCAAAAGTATTAAATAGAATAACCACTGAGGAAGGGGACAGTCAGATAGCTACAGATGATCCAACCAAGGCCTTGACAGCTAAAGAAAGACCGACTACAAAATCAGAAACTTCATCACAGCAGTGCCTGAAAAGATCACAAGCATTACAAGACAGTAATTTGATTAAAAGATGTAGAAGTGATGGGGAAAGCCTTGATACTTCTCTG GGGGAATCCATTAAAAACGAAAGACCACCTTCCAGTAGCTCACAAATGAATCATGAAATGGACAATTCCCAGGAAGacagacagaacaaaaccaaaacgtTAGAGCAAAACACAGCAGGTTGCTATGACCAATGTAAAAGAGAAGATATTCCAGAAGATGAGGACAAAATCAAAACTAAACAAGACATACCTGTAGCATTTGCCATTCCTGCTCATGAG actttttttccatctGGCTATCTTATTCCTCTTACTCAGTGCGCCCATGGCAACAAGGCAGGCTTTTCTAATAAAGAGAAAGCTGGGATATGTTCATTACAGCACACTACTTACAGCTCCCCCATTGCTG GTGTCATTCCAGTGACAGCATCTGAACTGAAAGCAGTTAACATTCCTGCTTTTCATATAACACCCTTGAATATAATGCTGTCACCAACTTCTATAGGTGCTGCACCTGTACTGAGCAACACCTGCCTCAATTCAGGCAATACCAGTTCTGCCCAAAATCCAAGTTCTTCAGTTCTAAACTTTGCCCTGCAACACGTAGGACTAATATCTGCTGGTGTGCAAGTTCCTGCAAATCCTGTACTTCAGCACGTGCCAGTCTCTTCACAACCAGAAAATGTTAGCCATAGCTCAGAAAACAGGAACTTGCAAGAAGAGAAG CCTTCCATTCCAAAGGAACCCCAAGAGTCCCAGACAGTTACAGAAAACTTTTTCCGCACACCAGGAGGGCCAAACACAGTATCTTCACTATCTGCAAATTCAGATGGTACCGACAGAACCTCTCAAGGAACTCTGTATATTCCTCAGCGAAAACTTGAAGTATCAGAAGATTAA